From the Methanobacterium spitsbergense genome, one window contains:
- the hisF gene encoding imidazole glycerol phosphate synthase subunit HisF: MLAKRIIPCLDCDLNVPNGRVVKGVEFKQIRYAGDPVELATRYYEDGADEIVFLDITASHERRETMAEVIKATTENVFVPICVGGGIRKPQDYVNMLRAGADKCSTNTAAIHNPELINEASKVVGSQACVIGIDAKRRYISDPCDVPDKITIETEKGYCWFDCSIYGGREFTGIDAIAWALECQERGAGEILLTSMDRDGTKEGYDLELTRTMSENLDIPVIASGGVGNPEHIYESFEIGKADAALAASIFHFNEYPVQVVKEYLKKKGILVRD; the protein is encoded by the coding sequence AAACAGATTAGATATGCAGGCGATCCTGTTGAACTTGCAACTCGTTATTATGAAGATGGTGCTGATGAGATAGTATTTTTGGATATTACCGCATCACACGAACGCAGAGAAACTATGGCAGAGGTTATTAAAGCAACAACAGAAAATGTATTTGTGCCTATTTGTGTTGGTGGGGGTATTAGAAAACCTCAAGACTATGTTAACATGCTCAGGGCTGGTGCAGACAAATGTTCAACTAACACCGCAGCCATTCACAACCCGGAACTCATAAATGAAGCTTCAAAGGTTGTTGGTAGTCAGGCTTGTGTAATTGGTATAGATGCCAAACGACGTTACATATCTGATCCATGTGATGTACCTGATAAAATAACAATTGAAACTGAAAAGGGTTATTGTTGGTTTGACTGTAGCATCTATGGAGGTCGTGAATTTACAGGGATAGATGCTATTGCATGGGCTCTTGAATGTCAAGAAAGGGGTGCGGGTGAGATACTTTTAACTAGTATGGACCGGGATGGTACAAAAGAAGGTTATGATCTTGAGCTTACAAGAACAATGAGCGAAAACTTGGACATACCTGTAATTGCATCTGGAGGGGTTGGAAACCCTGAACATATATATGAATCATTTGAAATTGGAAAGGCAGATGCAGCACTAGCTGCAAGTATTTTCCATTTTAATGAATACCCCGTACAAGTAGTTAAAGAATATTTGAAGAAAAAAGGAATATTGGTTAGGGATTGA
- a CDS encoding isochorismatase family protein: MDNTYYSDDDTIYTIVYFTYTALHAIKEGYDVYGLIDAGGDSTEDAHNYGVKRMIQAGVIPITLESLVSEWMHDWNNPKAGELVENVYSNYGAMIGLK; encoded by the coding sequence TTGGATAATACCTATTACTCAGATGATGATACAATATACACTATTGTGTACTTTACATACACTGCACTTCATGCAATTAAAGAAGGATATGATGTTTATGGATTAATCGATGCTGGGGGCGATTCTACTGAGGATGCACATAATTATGGTGTAAAAAGAATGATACAGGCAGGAGTCATACCAATTACTCTGGAATCGTTAGTTTCAGAGTGGATGCACGACTGGAACAATCCAAAAGCAGGAGAATTAGTAGAAAATGTTTATTCGAATTATGGGGCAATGATAGGACTTAAATAA